A window of Hippoglossus stenolepis isolate QCI-W04-F060 chromosome 18, HSTE1.2, whole genome shotgun sequence contains these coding sequences:
- the cercam gene encoding procollagen galactosyltransferase 2 yields MTLLLLALAALLLQADSYFSEEKYPEESKVQPPTVVIAIIARNAAHSLPFYLGALDRLNYPKERITVWAATDHNTDNTTAMLKEWLTYTQKFYHYVEWRPMDQPTSYAGELGPKHWPNSRYEYVMKLKQAALNFARKRWADYILYADTDNILTNPETLNLMIAENKSVIAPMLDSQGAYSNYWCGITPQGYYRRTAEYFPTRQRHRLGCFPVPMVHSTTLLDLRKEGMKNLAFFPPHQDYSWPYDDIIVFAFSCRAEEIQMYLCNKERYGYLNVPAKPHHTLEDDRLNFVHVHLESMIDGPPMKTSRFVHVFPKQRDLMGFDEIYLINLRRRQDRRDRMLFSLNELEIDVKVVDAVDGNALNSTDIKILGVDLLPGYYDPFSGRTLTKGEVGCFLSHYFIWKEMVDEQMDKALVLEDDVRFQANFKRRVLRLLEELKQVELDWDIIYFGRKQVNPGSEKEVENVHNLVYAGYSYWTLSYAISLQGAQKLINAEPLSKMLPVDEFLPIMYDKHPNKVYKSNFANRNLQAFSTRPLVVQPCHYAGDPDWVSDTETSTLWDDDSVRTDWRGSHKTLKGAAAAPEMLSAAYKDEL; encoded by the exons ATGACCCTGCTCCTGCTGGCTTTAGCGGCCCTGCTCCTCCAGGCCGACTCCTACTTCTCCGAGGAAAAGTATCCGGAGGAGTCGAAGGTGCAGCCTCCCACCGTGGTGATCGCGATCATCGCCCGCAACGCCGCTCACTCGCTGCCCTTCTACCTCGGAGCCCTGGACAGACTCAACTACCCCAAGGAGCGCATCACCGTGTG ggCGGCCACGGATCACAACACCGACAACACCACAGCCATGTTGAAAGAGTGGCTCACATACACGCAGAAGTTTTACCATTATGTCGAGTGGAGACCCATGGATCAGCCCAC gtCCTATGCAGGAGAGCTGGGTCCTAAGCACTGGCCCAACAGCAGATACGAGTATGTGATGAAGCTGAAGCAGGCGGCACTGAACTTTGCCCGGAAGCGCTGGGCCGACTACATCCTG TACGCTGACACTGACAATATCCTCACCAACCCAGAAACACTCAACCTGATGATCGCAGAGAACAAGTCGGTCATCGCTCCCATGTTGGACTCTCAGGGAGCCTACTCCAACTACTGGTGCGGCATCACTCCGCAG GGATACTATCGCCGAACAGCCGAGTATTTCCCCACCCGTCAGCGTCACAGACTGGGCTGCTTCCCGGTGCCCATGGTCCACTCCACCACGCTGCTGGATCTAAGGAAGGAGGGCATGAAGAACTTGGCTTTCTTCCCTCCTCACCAGGACTACTCGTGGCCCTACGACGACATCATCGTGTTCGCCTTCTCCTGTCGAGCTGAAG AGATACAGATGTACCTGTGCAACAAGGAGCGCTACGGCTATCTGAACGTCCCGGCCAAACCTCACCACACCCTGGAGGATGATCGCCTCAACTTTGTCCACGTGCACCTGGAGTCCATGA TTGATGGTCCTCCCATGAAAACGTCTCGCTTTGTCCACGTGTTCCCCAAACAGAGAGACCTCATGGGCTTTGATGAg ATATATCTGATAAATCTGCGGCGTCGTCAGGACCGCAGAGACCGGATGCTGTTCTCGCTGAACGAGCTGGAGATTGACGTCAAGGTGGTGGATGCTGTGGATGGAAA tgcacTGAACAGCACTGACATTAAGATCCTGGGTGTTGACCTGCTACCGGGCTACTACGACCCGTTCTCCGGACGCACCCTGACCAAAGGAGAGGTGGGCTGCTTCCTCAGCCACTACTTCATCTGGAAGGAG ATGGTGGACGAGCAGATGGACAAAGCGCTGGTCTTGGAAGACGATGTCCGTTTCCAGGCCAACTTCAAGCGACGGGTCCTCAGACTGTTGGAGGAGTTGAAGCAGGTGGAACTGGACTGGGACATCAT atacTTTGGCAGGAAGCAGGTGAATCCTGGGAGcgagaaggaggtggagaacgTCCATAACCTGGTGTACGCCGGCTACTCGTACTGGACTCTGTCTTATGCCATCTCCCTGCAAGGAGCCCAGAAACTGATCAACGCGGAACCGCTTTCCAAGATGCTGCCCGTGGATGAGTTCCTCCCCATCATGTATGACAAGCATCCCAA TAAGGTCTACAAGTCCAATTTCGCCAACAGAAACCTACAAGCCTTCAGTacacgccccctggtggtccAGCCGTGCCACTACGCCGGGGATCCCGACTGGGTGAGCGACACAGAGACGTCCACGCTGTGGGACGATGACTCTGTACGTACAGATTGGAGGGGCTCCCACAAGACCCTGAAAGGGGCGGCGGCGGCTCCCGAGATGCTGTCAGCTGCCTACAAGGATGAACTCTAG